One window from the genome of Vibrio sp. VB16 encodes:
- a CDS encoding sirohydrochlorin cobaltochelatase, which produces MLKSNRFNYMFNINKIPRKALKIISIGLLTTLPLIPVTHASEPPAKTEKSAIVLAAFGTSYDTAIGSLIGIQEQVQNAYPDTPVRFAFTSSIIRKIWHRRASDEEYQKNHPEVPQGFYQVKNVLGTMADLQNEGYKNIVVQTTLLSHGEEFIDLKATVDALASIQTIKEKWKPFNKVVLGRPLMGTWGSHQPYREDLDQLAEALASDVKRAKESNTALIYMGHGNDHLSTGLYYELQEVMNKRYPDVNIYVGLVEGYPNFDNIMEQLNNDAIQSVTIRPLMVVAGNHASIDMAGDEDDSWKMMLSKQNIKVTPVLEGLGSKESIQKVYLQHLIDAAKDANIALR; this is translated from the coding sequence ATGTTAAAATCTAACCGTTTTAATTATATGTTTAATATAAATAAAATACCGCGCAAGGCACTAAAGATCATCTCTATCGGGCTATTGACCACCTTGCCTCTTATCCCTGTAACTCATGCTTCTGAACCACCCGCTAAAACAGAAAAATCCGCTATTGTACTCGCCGCATTTGGTACAAGCTATGACACGGCAATCGGGTCACTTATTGGCATACAAGAACAGGTACAAAACGCCTACCCTGATACACCCGTTCGATTTGCATTTACCTCAAGTATTATTCGTAAGATCTGGCATAGACGTGCATCGGATGAGGAATATCAAAAAAATCATCCCGAGGTACCACAAGGTTTTTACCAAGTGAAGAATGTACTCGGTACGATGGCTGATCTACAAAACGAGGGCTATAAGAATATCGTGGTTCAAACGACTCTGTTATCACACGGTGAAGAGTTTATCGATCTTAAAGCCACAGTCGACGCTCTGGCTTCCATTCAGACAATAAAAGAGAAATGGAAACCGTTTAATAAGGTCGTTCTTGGACGCCCGTTAATGGGCACATGGGGATCACATCAGCCGTACCGAGAAGACTTAGACCAATTGGCTGAAGCACTCGCTAGCGATGTGAAACGAGCAAAGGAAAGCAACACTGCTTTGATCTATATGGGTCATGGTAACGACCATCTTTCTACTGGTCTCTATTATGAATTGCAAGAGGTGATGAATAAACGTTACCCCGACGTAAATATCTATGTTGGTCTAGTAGAAGGCTATCCTAACTTCGACAATATAATGGAGCAGTTAAACAATGATGCCATACAAAGTGTCACTATTAGACCTCTGATGGTTGTCGCCGGAAACCATGCAAGTATAGATATGGCGGGTGATGAAGACGATTCATGGAAAATGATGCTGTCAAAACAGAACATCAAAGTTACGCCTGTCCTCGAAGGCTTAGGTAGTAAAGAGTCGATTCAGAAGGTGTATCTTCAACACCTAATTGATGCGGCAAAAGATGCCAACATAGCCCTGCGCTAA
- a CDS encoding ABC transporter ATP-binding protein gives MISDQHHTDHAFIEVKSLTRYFGKSKAVDEMSFSLRRGEVCAFLGPNGAGKTTTIKMMTGLLEPDSGQILYEKAENRSDRHELRRLIGVVPQHNNVDRELTSVENLKVHGLLYKMRGADLARAIDECLEFAGLTEHKDKPASKLSGGMKRKLVIARALMHKPKILFLDEPTVGLDPHSRRKMWSFLNKINKERNCTIFLTTHYIEEAERLADRVIFIDSGKIITQGTAETLKHSLGRYVLEIETEDFHQEFFDDQEQALERLANISNEPMETSSKKTRVRETSVRETTLEDVFLHFTGKRLIKNA, from the coding sequence ATGATTTCAGATCAACATCACACCGACCACGCTTTCATCGAGGTTAAGTCATTAACCCGGTATTTTGGTAAAAGCAAAGCTGTCGATGAGATGAGTTTTTCCCTTCGTCGCGGAGAAGTATGTGCCTTTCTGGGGCCGAATGGAGCAGGAAAAACCACAACAATCAAAATGATGACTGGACTGCTCGAACCCGACTCTGGTCAGATTCTTTATGAGAAAGCAGAAAATCGCTCTGACAGACATGAACTGAGGCGATTAATCGGGGTTGTTCCTCAACACAATAATGTTGACCGAGAGCTCACCTCGGTTGAGAACCTTAAGGTTCACGGGTTATTGTACAAAATGCGCGGTGCTGACCTTGCACGAGCCATCGATGAGTGTCTCGAGTTCGCCGGGCTAACAGAGCATAAAGACAAACCGGCCTCAAAGCTATCAGGCGGAATGAAGAGAAAACTGGTTATCGCTCGCGCACTGATGCACAAACCGAAGATCTTATTTTTGGATGAGCCTACCGTGGGTTTGGACCCTCATAGTCGAAGGAAAATGTGGTCTTTTCTCAATAAAATCAACAAAGAACGCAACTGCACCATTTTTCTCACTACTCACTATATAGAGGAAGCCGAACGATTAGCGGATCGCGTTATCTTTATAGATAGCGGGAAAATAATCACACAAGGAACCGCAGAAACGCTCAAGCACAGCTTGGGGCGCTATGTTCTTGAAATAGAAACCGAGGACTTCCATCAAGAGTTTTTTGATGACCAAGAGCAAGCATTGGAAAGACTCGCTAATATCTCTAACGAACCTATGGAAACCAGTTCTAAGAAAACGAGAGTCAGAGAAACCAGCGTCAGAGAAACCACATTGGAAGATGTTTTCCTTCATTTCACTGGAAAAAGGCTAATAAAGAATGCTTGA
- a CDS encoding ABC transporter permease, translating to MLDGVVGIYYRECTVLKKKIVRVILAAAVPPFLYLMAFGYGVGKGTTVEGIEYLTFLLPGLVAMSSMNHSYNIASEINISRFYLKIFEEYLLAPNQRWQIVAGEVAYGVTKGMIPVAIVAIYSVFCGITLHFSIQFALALLLHLIAFALIGFIISLKMKNHRDQATMNSFVITPMMFLSGTFFPVDQMPMVIQILAKFSPLTYSADLIRSSLLDTPFNTSSLAILFVLTLILLFVANRIVYKVEA from the coding sequence ATGCTTGATGGTGTCGTAGGCATTTACTATCGGGAATGCACCGTATTAAAGAAAAAGATTGTCCGTGTCATATTGGCAGCAGCAGTTCCTCCGTTCCTATATCTGATGGCATTCGGCTATGGCGTAGGCAAAGGAACCACCGTTGAAGGTATCGAATATCTCACATTTTTGTTACCGGGACTTGTAGCGATGTCGAGCATGAACCATAGCTATAATATCGCGAGCGAAATCAATATCAGTCGTTTCTATCTTAAGATCTTTGAGGAGTACCTGTTGGCACCTAACCAGCGGTGGCAAATCGTGGCTGGCGAAGTGGCTTATGGTGTCACCAAAGGCATGATTCCTGTCGCTATAGTGGCAATTTATAGCGTTTTTTGTGGTATCACTTTGCATTTTTCAATTCAGTTTGCCTTGGCGTTGCTGCTGCATCTAATTGCCTTTGCGCTTATTGGTTTTATCATTTCACTCAAAATGAAAAATCATAGAGATCAGGCGACCATGAACTCATTTGTGATTACCCCGATGATGTTTCTTTCCGGTACATTTTTTCCTGTCGATCAGATGCCTATGGTTATTCAGATACTGGCCAAGTTTTCTCCACTCACTTACAGCGCAGATCTCATTCGTTCTTCTCTGTTGGATACCCCATTTAATACCTCGTCATTGGCTATATTGTTTGTTTTAACTCTCATACTGCTGTTTGTTGCTAATCGAATTGTATATAAGGTCGAAGCATGA
- a CDS encoding FecCD family ABC transporter permease: protein MRWTLVTLFIVCMLLSTLIGPNWINPFDMSPIEYKILTELRVPRVLFSAVIGAMLGLSGSIYQLTLKNPLADSFTTGAASSSALGAVLAISLGMPVHFVSVFAFITGLGGLTMVYRMSLTAGRINPITMILAGVVMNVVASAVISFSKYYFEDSLNSIVYWLMGGIFMVNIERLTICTLLFSGVFFYLHRNSMKLNILALDEHSAQSLGVNVHRLRSKVFIASTLLVSVAVSFSGIIGFVGLIVPHISRSLFGSDMKHNIFYSSLFGAFLLMASDTIARVIIPGGAELPVGIMTAVFGGAFFFYLLKHRREHFWNG, encoded by the coding sequence ATGAGGTGGACATTAGTTACTCTCTTTATTGTTTGTATGCTGCTTTCAACGCTAATCGGTCCCAATTGGATCAACCCTTTTGATATGTCGCCGATCGAATACAAAATTCTGACCGAACTTCGGGTACCTAGAGTGTTATTTTCGGCCGTTATCGGTGCTATGCTCGGTCTTAGCGGCAGTATCTATCAACTTACGTTGAAAAATCCTTTGGCTGACAGCTTTACCACTGGCGCGGCTTCGTCTTCAGCATTAGGGGCCGTGTTAGCCATTTCCCTTGGCATGCCAGTTCACTTTGTCTCTGTATTTGCTTTTATAACAGGGTTAGGTGGACTCACGATGGTTTATCGGATGTCCCTAACCGCCGGTCGAATTAATCCAATTACGATGATCTTAGCAGGGGTCGTCATGAATGTGGTCGCCTCGGCGGTGATAAGCTTTTCTAAGTACTATTTTGAGGACTCACTAAACTCCATTGTCTATTGGTTAATGGGGGGTATTTTTATGGTCAACATAGAAAGGCTAACTATCTGCACCTTATTGTTTTCTGGCGTCTTCTTTTATCTTCATCGTAATTCAATGAAACTGAACATCTTGGCTCTAGATGAACACTCGGCGCAGAGCCTTGGTGTCAATGTCCATCGCCTCCGTTCTAAAGTGTTTATCGCCTCGACCTTACTGGTTTCGGTAGCGGTCAGTTTTTCAGGGATTATCGGCTTTGTTGGTCTTATCGTTCCTCATATTTCTCGCAGTCTTTTTGGCAGCGATATGAAACATAATATCTTTTATTCCAGTCTGTTTGGTGCATTTCTTCTTATGGCATCGGATACGATTGCGAGAGTGATAATTCCGGGTGGGGCTGAGCTACCCGTCGGTATTATGACGGCGGTATTCGGTGGTGCGTTCTTCTTCTATCTGTTAAAGCACCGAAGGGAGCACTTCTGGAATGGCTAA
- a CDS encoding ABC transporter ATP-binding protein, protein MANIKIQNLEYRRSDFSLNVPSLTIESGEKVALMGENGCGKSTLINLLAGLIESPQQSIFYQQQPLEEITHAERARLFSVLPQFSDISFPFSVLEVALLGRYVHLKTNEFQQQDKDKTIELLKLLDIEQYKKRSYSDLSGGEKRRVMLARVLNQEAPIIYLDEPNSSLDIRHTLEIFDHLHQLPQTVITSVHDINLAYRYFERFLFFKKGELIYDVLRDQVTPQLLSEVYDVTVSSDTTSFSFCS, encoded by the coding sequence ATGGCTAATATCAAGATTCAAAATCTAGAATATCGCAGGAGCGATTTCTCCCTTAACGTCCCTTCATTAACCATAGAATCTGGTGAGAAAGTGGCACTAATGGGCGAAAACGGTTGCGGAAAAAGTACACTGATAAATTTGCTTGCTGGGTTAATAGAAAGCCCTCAACAGTCCATATTTTATCAGCAGCAACCATTGGAAGAGATCACTCATGCAGAACGGGCGAGACTGTTTTCCGTTCTACCCCAGTTTTCAGATATCTCATTTCCGTTTAGCGTCCTTGAGGTTGCGCTGCTCGGAAGATATGTCCACTTGAAAACCAATGAGTTCCAACAACAGGATAAAGACAAGACCATCGAGCTGCTGAAGTTACTGGATATCGAACAGTATAAGAAACGCAGTTATTCAGACCTCTCTGGCGGTGAAAAACGCCGAGTAATGTTAGCGCGCGTGTTAAATCAGGAAGCGCCGATTATCTATTTAGATGAGCCTAACTCCAGCTTAGATATCCGTCATACATTAGAGATATTTGACCACCTACACCAATTACCGCAGACGGTCATCACTTCTGTACACGATATCAACCTTGCGTATCGCTATTTTGAACGGTTCCTTTTCTTTAAAAAAGGGGAGCTTATCTATGATGTCCTTAGGGACCAAGTAACCCCACAACTACTCTCCGAGGTCTACGATGTTACGGTGTCTTCTGATACTACTAGCTTTAGTTTCTGTTCCTGA
- a CDS encoding ABC transporter substrate-binding protein produces MLRCLLILLALVSVPEALAYERIVLLAPAAGDILIKLGVQDKVVGVTRSNDDFPNALKVGSHIKPNVELLKGLKPDLLIISSNRFFSEYMSQQLDVEVMKYDPVTLDQILTQITSLGERVNRPSEADKLVQELVHIREQIQPLRQKPRVVFEVTESPFMVAGDKSIVNGIIGAAGGNLIAPTGRKVAKFNIESILIEDPDYYIYQVGPMNKRPTLPSNRPNYSILSSKFMKVDQLEFSRANTRSFYLSLELNHRFNTQQ; encoded by the coding sequence ATGTTACGGTGTCTTCTGATACTACTAGCTTTAGTTTCTGTTCCTGAAGCTTTAGCCTACGAAAGAATTGTCCTACTTGCACCCGCAGCCGGTGATATATTGATTAAACTTGGCGTTCAGGACAAGGTAGTCGGCGTTACTCGCAGTAACGACGACTTCCCCAATGCGCTAAAGGTAGGTTCTCACATCAAGCCAAATGTCGAGTTGCTAAAAGGCCTAAAACCTGACCTTCTTATCATCAGCTCAAATCGATTTTTTTCTGAGTATATGTCGCAGCAACTGGACGTAGAGGTGATGAAGTACGACCCCGTCACGTTGGATCAAATTCTTACGCAAATAACAAGCTTAGGTGAGCGGGTAAATAGGCCGTCTGAGGCCGATAAACTTGTCCAAGAGCTTGTTCATATTCGCGAACAAATTCAACCATTAAGGCAGAAACCAAGGGTGGTCTTTGAAGTAACAGAAAGCCCATTTATGGTGGCAGGAGATAAGAGTATTGTGAACGGTATTATCGGCGCTGCGGGCGGCAACCTTATCGCGCCCACGGGGCGCAAGGTTGCCAAATTTAACATCGAGAGCATCCTGATTGAAGACCCGGATTACTATATCTATCAAGTCGGGCCTATGAACAAGCGCCCCACTCTGCCATCAAATAGACCAAACTACAGTATACTCAGTAGCAAATTTATGAAGGTGGACCAATTAGAATTTTCGCGGGCAAACACTCGGTCTTTCTATCTTTCATTGGAACTAAATCATCGATTTAATACACAACAATAG
- a CDS encoding 4Fe-4S binding protein, producing MARRSKKKSNLVVEKIAAIASLLLLIAAWWFGGVEISQRQSTMLNSLLEENQQLVKVDDNLYKIIENNEQKAWLGVGQGVGYGGELSVAIRMNIQGTIEQASILSIKDTASYVNKVIEHGLVNKFLSTMGRSQIHVDAISGATLSSNGILNAANNAVDPIREQIFGYRLKEASSPFDTVGFLDGLAVVFFLLAIYISRSTSIHKNKMQWAVMISALLIFGFYSAALVSSATMGILISGAWASGLGNYTAIILLILSVVYILLFNKNIYCQMICPMGTTQQCLSKLTNAKTISLKHKAFHWFPRLILLATLSGGLYFRNPAAFTFEPFGIMFSMVGSIYLFIPTILLLITSLFIHRPWCKTLCPINAMTDYLLFIKEWYKQVTKPKRSKKNPTRKKDKLTQNKRTNIHLKNEQPIAISVEES from the coding sequence ATGGCTCGAAGATCTAAAAAGAAATCTAACCTTGTCGTCGAAAAAATTGCCGCTATAGCTTCGTTATTGTTGCTTATTGCCGCTTGGTGGTTTGGCGGCGTTGAGATATCTCAGCGTCAAAGCACCATGCTAAATTCGTTGCTAGAAGAGAACCAGCAACTCGTTAAGGTTGACGATAACCTTTACAAAATCATCGAAAACAACGAACAAAAAGCATGGTTAGGCGTCGGACAAGGGGTTGGCTACGGTGGTGAGCTTAGCGTCGCAATCCGTATGAATATACAAGGCACCATTGAACAAGCCAGTATCCTATCCATCAAGGACACCGCCTCTTATGTCAACAAGGTGATTGAACATGGTTTAGTGAATAAATTCCTTAGCACAATGGGCAGAAGTCAGATTCACGTAGATGCCATAAGCGGCGCAACGCTATCTTCGAATGGCATTCTCAACGCCGCGAATAATGCCGTGGACCCAATTCGTGAACAGATATTTGGCTATCGCCTAAAAGAAGCGTCTAGCCCATTTGATACGGTAGGCTTTCTTGATGGACTCGCAGTGGTGTTCTTCCTATTGGCCATTTATATCAGCCGCTCTACCAGCATCCATAAAAACAAGATGCAATGGGCCGTGATGATTTCCGCTCTGCTTATATTTGGTTTCTACTCGGCCGCATTGGTTTCTTCGGCCACCATGGGCATATTAATCTCGGGCGCATGGGCATCAGGCCTTGGAAACTATACGGCCATTATTCTTCTGATACTCAGTGTCGTTTATATCCTTTTGTTCAACAAAAATATCTACTGTCAGATGATCTGCCCGATGGGTACCACTCAACAATGTCTCTCTAAGCTTACCAACGCGAAAACCATCAGCCTTAAACACAAAGCCTTCCATTGGTTCCCAAGGCTTATTTTATTGGCGACGTTGAGCGGTGGTTTGTACTTTAGAAATCCGGCGGCATTCACCTTTGAACCATTCGGTATTATGTTCAGCATGGTGGGCTCTATCTACCTATTTATACCAACTATTTTGCTGCTTATCACCTCGTTGTTCATTCATCGTCCTTGGTGTAAAACCCTCTGCCCTATTAATGCGATGACCGACTATCTGCTCTTTATTAAAGAGTGGTACAAACAGGTAACCAAACCGAAAAGGAGCAAAAAAAATCCTACCAGAAAAAAGGACAAACTAACTCAAAACAAGCGCACCAATATACACCTCAAAAACGAGCAACCAATCGCCATTTCTGTTGAGGAGTCATAG
- the nifJ gene encoding pyruvate:ferredoxin (flavodoxin) oxidoreductase, which translates to MNMSKKVGTTTDKKETEIRIMDGNEAAASVAYRCNDVIGIYPITPSSAMAEHCEEWTNDQVTNFRGVIPSIYEMQSEAGAAGLVHGALTAGSLATSFTSSQGLLLMVPNMYKIAGELTPFVLHVAARTVATHALSILCDHSDVMAVRQTGFAILSGNNSQQAHDLALIAQAATLQSRIPFVHFFDGFRTSHELNHVQTIHNDTIEKMLDENTITQNFQRRLTPDAPTLRGSSQNPDTYFQAREAVNRYYDTCPNIVVDMMDKFGELTGRHYHPFQYIGDETASALIVVMGSATSTVKQTVAGLQKKGKHVGVLCVHLFRPFSVEHCLSVIPSTIQNIAVLDRTKEPGAIGEPLYLDIVVAISRDWHAHHNTPTPKVFGGRYGLSSKEFTPNHAESIYTAIESGTIFQSFTVGITDDVTNLSLPLVHSSIDYDESTLRALFYGLGADGTVGANKNTIKIVGSDSPWFTQGYFVYDSKKSGGMTTSHLRFNNTLIDAPYLIDEADFLGCHQFSLLKNNDILAHAKRGATVLFNSVHSADELWSQLNYREQNHILTKNLKIYTIDANDLANRYGIRGRINNIMQRAFFLLTELLTPKQAFERQNEAIKQTYQRKGDKLIHANLATVAKTEAVLFEVLPNVNTLKKPENVPIVSHHAPEFVKNITAELLQNRGDQLPVSVFPVDGQWPTATSKWEKRDIASFVPQWDKESCTQCNICSLVCPHSAIRVKVVSRTLPLKDAPKSFITTDYKLRDFHGERYTLQISPQDCTGCQLCVDMCPSLNESDVSKKALEMVARASVSKEQNQNFEYFTQLPELKPIEIKRIDARSSQLLEPLLEFSGACSGCGETPYIKVLTQLYGDHMLIANATGCSSIYGGNLPTTPYSQNKQGQGPAWANSLFEDNAEFGLGMRMALESEQDIALTQLKTVQDSLPKPLFEDIIKLVNDSSVRGIAKQRENIRHLKQRIDEKHSMTQYANSLVAKSVWIMGGDGWAFDIGYGGVDHVLAGKKNINIIVLNNQVYANTGGQQSKATPTGAIAKFASEGKQTAGKDLGITTMMNGNAYVATIAIGANMNQTLKAIQEAESYPGPSLIIAYASCITHGIDMSEGIEQQQRLVDTGMWPLYRFDPRRKIKGKAALQLDSRPAKLGVEHFIEHQNRFKQLSARDHERYLQGIASLQSQVEHRQSLLNQLAEWK; encoded by the coding sequence ATGAACATGAGCAAAAAGGTGGGTACCACCACCGATAAAAAAGAAACAGAGATTAGGATAATGGACGGCAATGAAGCCGCAGCTTCTGTCGCTTACCGTTGTAACGATGTCATCGGCATCTATCCGATCACACCATCTTCAGCCATGGCAGAGCATTGCGAAGAGTGGACGAATGACCAAGTCACTAACTTCCGAGGCGTCATACCCAGTATTTACGAGATGCAGTCGGAAGCCGGAGCGGCAGGTCTTGTACACGGGGCATTAACGGCAGGCTCTTTGGCCACCTCTTTTACCTCATCACAGGGATTGTTATTAATGGTCCCAAACATGTATAAGATAGCGGGCGAACTCACTCCCTTTGTACTGCATGTTGCGGCGAGAACAGTGGCAACACACGCCCTTTCTATCCTTTGCGATCACTCCGATGTGATGGCCGTACGTCAAACTGGCTTTGCTATACTTTCAGGTAATAACAGCCAACAAGCCCACGACTTAGCATTAATTGCTCAAGCTGCCACGTTACAAAGCCGCATCCCCTTTGTGCACTTTTTTGATGGATTCAGGACCTCTCATGAGCTAAACCACGTTCAAACTATCCATAATGACACAATAGAAAAGATGCTAGATGAAAACACCATTACGCAAAACTTTCAGCGAAGACTGACACCAGACGCCCCGACACTCAGAGGGTCTTCTCAGAACCCAGACACCTACTTTCAAGCAAGGGAAGCGGTAAACCGCTATTACGATACCTGCCCTAACATCGTCGTCGACATGATGGACAAATTTGGCGAACTTACCGGACGTCATTACCACCCTTTTCAATATATTGGTGATGAAACAGCCTCCGCACTTATCGTCGTGATGGGCTCCGCCACAAGCACCGTGAAGCAAACCGTTGCTGGATTGCAAAAAAAGGGTAAACACGTCGGTGTTCTATGCGTTCATCTATTCCGCCCCTTTTCTGTAGAGCATTGCTTAAGCGTTATACCATCAACGATTCAAAACATTGCAGTACTGGACCGGACCAAAGAACCTGGCGCCATCGGCGAACCACTTTATCTCGATATCGTTGTCGCAATTTCACGAGATTGGCACGCACACCATAACACCCCTACCCCGAAGGTTTTTGGTGGTCGATACGGTCTTTCATCTAAAGAGTTTACCCCTAACCATGCAGAGTCAATCTATACGGCTATAGAGTCTGGTACCATTTTTCAGAGCTTTACGGTCGGTATAACCGATGACGTTACCAATCTTTCGCTACCGTTAGTTCATTCAAGCATCGACTACGATGAATCAACACTCCGGGCGCTTTTTTATGGGTTAGGAGCAGACGGTACCGTCGGTGCAAATAAAAACACCATCAAAATAGTGGGCTCCGACAGCCCTTGGTTTACCCAAGGTTATTTTGTTTATGACTCCAAAAAAAGTGGGGGGATGACTACCTCTCATTTGCGATTCAATAACACCCTAATTGATGCACCTTATCTCATAGATGAAGCCGACTTCCTTGGTTGTCACCAGTTTAGCCTGCTTAAAAACAACGACATTCTTGCCCATGCCAAACGGGGTGCAACCGTTCTATTTAATTCGGTCCATTCCGCAGACGAGTTGTGGAGCCAGCTCAATTACCGCGAACAAAACCATATCCTTACAAAGAATTTAAAGATTTACACAATCGATGCCAACGACCTCGCAAACCGATACGGTATTCGCGGTCGTATTAACAATATTATGCAGCGTGCTTTCTTTTTATTGACCGAATTACTCACACCTAAGCAGGCATTTGAACGACAAAACGAAGCCATAAAACAAACCTATCAACGTAAGGGGGATAAGTTAATCCATGCCAATCTGGCGACGGTAGCGAAAACCGAAGCCGTTTTATTTGAGGTTTTACCCAATGTTAACACATTGAAAAAGCCTGAAAACGTGCCAATTGTTTCGCATCATGCCCCAGAGTTTGTAAAAAACATAACGGCTGAACTTTTACAAAACCGTGGCGATCAATTACCTGTAAGTGTCTTTCCCGTTGATGGTCAGTGGCCCACGGCCACCAGCAAATGGGAAAAACGAGATATAGCAAGTTTTGTCCCACAATGGGATAAAGAAAGTTGTACCCAATGCAATATCTGCAGCTTAGTCTGTCCTCATTCCGCTATTCGAGTAAAAGTGGTCAGCCGCACCTTGCCATTAAAGGATGCGCCTAAATCCTTCATAACTACAGACTATAAATTGCGCGATTTCCATGGTGAAAGATACACCCTTCAAATTTCACCTCAGGATTGCACTGGCTGCCAGCTTTGCGTGGATATGTGCCCTAGTCTGAATGAAAGCGATGTTTCAAAAAAAGCATTGGAAATGGTAGCTAGGGCATCAGTATCAAAAGAACAAAACCAGAATTTTGAATATTTCACCCAATTACCCGAGCTTAAACCTATCGAAATCAAACGCATCGATGCCCGAAGCAGCCAGCTTTTGGAGCCATTACTTGAGTTTTCAGGAGCCTGCTCTGGCTGTGGGGAAACCCCTTATATTAAAGTGCTCACTCAGCTGTACGGTGATCATATGCTGATTGCCAACGCAACGGGGTGCTCTTCGATATATGGAGGAAATCTACCCACCACACCTTATAGCCAAAACAAACAAGGGCAAGGGCCTGCATGGGCAAACTCCCTGTTTGAGGATAACGCAGAGTTTGGTCTGGGTATGCGGATGGCGTTAGAAAGCGAACAAGATATCGCACTGACTCAACTTAAAACCGTGCAAGACTCTCTTCCGAAACCGCTATTCGAAGATATCATCAAACTGGTTAACGATTCCTCAGTCAGAGGCATCGCGAAGCAACGCGAGAATATCAGGCACCTGAAACAACGGATTGATGAGAAACACTCAATGACACAGTATGCCAATTCATTAGTCGCAAAGTCCGTATGGATTATGGGGGGTGACGGATGGGCATTTGATATCGGCTATGGCGGCGTAGACCACGTACTAGCAGGCAAAAAAAACATCAACATCATAGTCCTAAACAATCAGGTTTACGCCAATACCGGTGGACAACAATCGAAAGCAACACCGACAGGTGCCATAGCCAAGTTTGCTAGCGAAGGTAAACAGACAGCAGGAAAAGATCTTGGTATTACCACCATGATGAATGGCAATGCCTACGTAGCCACTATCGCCATCGGGGCGAATATGAATCAGACCTTGAAAGCAATTCAAGAAGCAGAATCTTACCCCGGACCATCTTTAATTATCGCTTACGCTTCGTGCATTACCCACGGTATCGACATGTCTGAAGGTATCGAGCAACAGCAAAGGCTCGTCGATACCGGTATGTGGCCACTCTACCGATTTGATCCTAGACGAAAAATCAAAGGTAAAGCCGCGCTTCAGCTTGATTCACGTCCAGCGAAACTTGGGGTAGAACACTTTATTGAACACCAGAATCGATTTAAGCAGCTTTCAGCAAGAGACCATGAACGCTATTTACAAGGGATCGCGTCACTACAATCTCAAGTCGAACATAGACAGTCATTGCTTAATCAATTGGCTGAATGGAAATAA
- a CDS encoding flavodoxin: MANIAVFYGSDSGSTKKVAALIAQQFDIDSNDIADVELEDLEQYDLIILGTPTVNNGEIQSDWDYVLDDIEDLNLTDTKVAVFGLGDQIDYADTFVDAMADLAQTCEEAGATLIGSWPSKGYTHSESRAEKNGFFVGLAIDMERQAEQTHKRVENWVSQLKSFMNE; this comes from the coding sequence ATGGCAAACATCGCCGTATTTTATGGAAGTGATTCCGGTTCGACAAAAAAAGTCGCCGCGCTTATCGCTCAGCAATTTGATATCGATAGCAACGACATCGCAGATGTAGAGTTGGAGGACCTAGAACAATATGACCTTATTATTCTCGGTACGCCTACAGTAAATAACGGCGAGATTCAGTCTGACTGGGACTATGTACTCGATGACATCGAAGATCTTAATCTGACAGATACCAAGGTTGCGGTCTTTGGCTTAGGAGATCAGATCGACTACGCCGACACTTTTGTAGATGCCATGGCCGACCTTGCGCAGACATGCGAAGAAGCAGGCGCGACACTTATCGGTTCGTGGCCTTCTAAAGGCTATACGCATTCGGAATCGAGGGCCGAGAAAAACGGTTTCTTTGTCGGCCTTGCTATCGATATGGAAAGACAAGCGGAACAAACACATAAGCGAGTTGAAAACTGGGTAAGTCAGCTAAAGTCATTCATGAACGAATAA